From Lysobacter silvisoli, the proteins below share one genomic window:
- the ybaL gene encoding YbaL family putative K(+) efflux transporter encodes MHHTSLIAILVAGFVLAFAFGALAQRLRLSPLVGYLIAGIVAGPFTPGFVGDQTLAPQLAEIGVILLMFGVGLHFSMRDLLAVKAIALPGAVVQIGAAAVMGWGLARFLGWSHGAGLVFGLALSVASTVVLLRALEERRLVETAKGRIAVGWLIVEDLAMVLALVLLPALAGLLKGEAGDASEVWSALFKTFAKVGAFVAVMLIVGRRVIPWILERVAGTGSRELFTLCVLAIALGVAFGSAELFGVSFALGAFFAGMLLNESEFSHQAANETLPLRDAFAVLFFVSVGMLFNPMILVEKPLEVLATFAIIVLGKSIAAYAIVRAFGKPNSTALMISASLAQIGEFSFILAGLGLQLEILPPEGQDLILAGALLSIVVNPLLFAWLDRKQAREAAALQEARTDPVQPAVPADIDNHVILIGYGRVGSELARLLTEHRVPLVVIDGEESLIAKARAAGLPAILGNAANERVLREAVPERATTVMLAIPQALEAGEIIAKLREIKPELSIVARAHSDNEVRHLIEHGADGAVMAERELAHSLAEMVLAAPVYRGERQLPPSTTLV; translated from the coding sequence ATGCATCACACCTCCCTGATCGCGATCCTCGTCGCCGGCTTCGTGCTGGCGTTCGCCTTCGGCGCGCTGGCCCAGCGCCTGCGCCTCTCGCCGCTGGTGGGCTATCTGATCGCAGGCATCGTCGCCGGCCCCTTCACCCCGGGCTTCGTCGGCGACCAGACCCTGGCCCCGCAGTTGGCCGAAATCGGCGTGATCCTGCTGATGTTCGGCGTGGGCCTGCATTTCTCCATGCGCGACCTGCTGGCGGTGAAGGCCATCGCCCTGCCCGGCGCGGTGGTGCAGATCGGCGCCGCGGCGGTCATGGGCTGGGGCCTGGCGCGGTTCCTGGGCTGGTCGCATGGCGCCGGCCTGGTGTTCGGCCTGGCGCTGTCGGTGGCCAGTACCGTGGTGCTGCTGCGCGCGCTGGAGGAACGGCGCCTGGTGGAAACCGCCAAGGGCCGGATCGCGGTGGGCTGGCTGATCGTCGAGGACCTGGCGATGGTGTTGGCGCTGGTGCTGCTGCCGGCACTGGCCGGACTGCTCAAGGGCGAGGCCGGCGACGCCAGCGAGGTGTGGAGCGCGCTGTTCAAGACCTTCGCCAAGGTCGGCGCCTTCGTCGCGGTCATGCTGATCGTCGGTCGCCGGGTGATCCCGTGGATCCTCGAGCGCGTGGCCGGCACCGGCTCGCGCGAACTGTTCACCCTGTGCGTGCTGGCGATCGCGCTGGGCGTGGCCTTCGGCTCGGCCGAACTGTTCGGCGTGTCCTTCGCCCTGGGCGCGTTCTTCGCCGGCATGCTGCTCAACGAATCCGAATTCAGCCACCAGGCCGCCAACGAGACCCTGCCGCTGCGCGACGCGTTCGCGGTGCTGTTCTTCGTCTCGGTGGGCATGCTGTTCAATCCGATGATCCTGGTCGAAAAGCCGCTGGAGGTGCTGGCCACCTTCGCCATCATCGTGCTGGGCAAGTCCATCGCCGCCTACGCGATCGTGCGCGCGTTCGGCAAACCCAACTCCACCGCGCTGATGATCTCGGCCAGCCTGGCCCAGATCGGCGAGTTCTCCTTCATCCTGGCCGGCCTGGGCCTGCAGCTGGAAATCCTGCCGCCGGAGGGTCAGGACCTGATCCTGGCCGGCGCGCTGCTGTCGATCGTGGTCAACCCGCTGCTGTTCGCCTGGCTGGACCGCAAGCAGGCGCGCGAAGCCGCGGCGCTGCAGGAGGCCAGGACCGACCCCGTGCAGCCGGCCGTGCCGGCCGACATCGACAACCACGTGATCCTGATCGGCTACGGCCGCGTCGGCAGCGAACTGGCGCGCCTGCTCACCGAGCACCGGGTGCCGCTGGTGGTCATCGACGGCGAGGAAAGCCTGATCGCCAAGGCGCGCGCGGCCGGCCTGCCGGCGATTCTGGGCAACGCCGCCAACGAGCGGGTGCTGCGCGAGGCGGTGCCCGAACGCGCGACCACGGTGATGCTGGCCATTCCGCAGGCGCTGGAGGCCGGCGAGATCATCGCCAAGCTGCGCGAGATCAAGCCCGAGCTGAGCATCGTCGCCCGCGCCCACAGCGACAACGAAGTGCGCCACCTGATCGAGCACGGCGCCGACGGTGCGGTGATGGCCGAGCGCGAGCTCGCCCACAGCCTGGCCGAAATGGTCCTGGCCGCGCCGGTCTACCGCGGCGAGCGCCAGCTGCCGCCGTCCACCACCCTGGTTTGA
- a CDS encoding FmdB family zinc ribbon protein yields the protein MPIYAFQCNACGHSFDRLQKLSDADPSACPSCGAEAVGRQLTAPQFRLAGGGWYETDFKKDGDKKRNLVDGGTAAAKPAESKPEPAKSEPAKTETKPAAKPAASAD from the coding sequence ATGCCCATCTACGCCTTCCAGTGCAATGCCTGCGGCCATAGCTTCGACCGCCTGCAGAAGCTGTCCGACGCCGACCCCAGCGCCTGCCCGTCCTGCGGCGCCGAGGCCGTGGGCCGGCAGCTGACCGCGCCGCAGTTCCGCCTGGCCGGCGGCGGCTGGTACGAAACCGACTTCAAGAAGGACGGGGACAAGAAGCGCAACCTGGTCGACGGCGGCACCGCCGCGGCCAAACCGGCCGAGAGCAAGCCCGAACCGGCCAAGAGCGAGCCGGCCAAGACCGAGACCAAGCCGGCGGCCAAGCCCGCCGCCTCGGCCGACTGA
- a CDS encoding DUF3011 domain-containing protein codes for MLKLLKPLSLALCLAALATPALVQAQVQTRAYAPENLRTLSHNDQVRVISLEYSEQSGGRRIPDDQLRFYLDQVNRSNWTFSRIKSDIATSLGGGGVGPGPQPGGSIRCESTDGRPRTCRAPWNGYSRLLRQLSKTPCTEGQTWQSRDGNIYVSGGCRGEFGPGLSPPVPPVGQTVRCESNDGRPRTCQVPWNGRTRLSRQLSSSACVEGRSWQQQNGSVWVSQGCRAEFVADYQVQPPVGGRRVSCSSNDNRTTTCAWPPGYGVPRLIQQVSRQPCIQGQTWGISSATAIWVSRGCRGVFGN; via the coding sequence ATGCTGAAACTGCTCAAACCGCTGTCGCTGGCGCTGTGCCTGGCCGCCCTGGCCACGCCCGCGCTGGTCCAGGCCCAGGTGCAAACCCGCGCCTACGCGCCCGAGAACCTGCGCACCCTGTCGCACAACGACCAGGTGCGGGTGATCAGCCTGGAATATTCCGAACAGTCCGGCGGCCGCCGCATCCCGGACGATCAGTTGCGCTTCTACCTGGACCAGGTCAACCGTTCCAACTGGACCTTCAGCCGGATCAAGTCCGACATCGCCACATCCTTGGGCGGCGGCGGAGTCGGCCCGGGCCCGCAGCCCGGCGGCAGCATCCGCTGCGAAAGCACCGACGGCCGCCCGCGCACCTGCCGCGCGCCTTGGAACGGCTATTCGCGGCTGCTGCGGCAGCTGTCCAAGACGCCCTGCACCGAGGGCCAGACCTGGCAGTCGCGCGACGGCAACATCTATGTCAGCGGCGGCTGCCGCGGCGAGTTCGGGCCCGGCCTGAGCCCGCCGGTGCCGCCGGTGGGCCAGACCGTGCGCTGCGAGAGCAACGACGGCCGCCCGCGCACCTGCCAGGTGCCGTGGAACGGGCGCACCCGGCTGTCGCGGCAGTTGTCCAGCTCGGCCTGCGTCGAAGGCCGCAGCTGGCAGCAGCAGAACGGCAGCGTCTGGGTCAGCCAGGGCTGCCGCGCCGAGTTCGTGGCCGACTACCAGGTGCAGCCGCCGGTGGGCGGGCGCCGGGTCAGCTGCTCCAGCAACGACAACCGCACCACCACCTGCGCCTGGCCGCCGGGTTACGGCGTGCCCCGCCTGATCCAGCAGGTTTCCCGCCAGCCCTGCATCCAGGGCCAGACCTGGGGCATCAGCTCGGCCACCGCGATCTGGGTCAGCCGCGGCTGCCGCGGCGTGTTCGGCAACTGA
- a CDS encoding YceH family protein translates to MTTEHDTPATDSDTPAPQLSAVEARIIGCLIEKEATTPDVYPLTLNAVQVACNQKTAREPTMQLEPGEIANALRRLEPRGWVKSQHTARAERYAHRAAQRLDLTRPQTALLALLMLRGPQTLNELFGRSERLAKFESSSDVQYALERLAQHSPPLVRLLGRQSGQREDRWGHLLSGEPVWTGTVGGDEAEAGAPGLADRVAALEARIAELEARLDAAGA, encoded by the coding sequence ATGACCACCGAACACGACACGCCCGCCACCGACTCCGACACCCCCGCACCGCAGCTCAGCGCGGTGGAGGCCCGCATCATCGGCTGCCTGATCGAAAAGGAAGCCACCACCCCCGACGTCTATCCGCTGACGCTCAACGCGGTGCAGGTGGCCTGCAACCAGAAGACCGCGCGCGAGCCGACCATGCAGTTGGAACCGGGCGAGATCGCCAACGCGCTGCGCAGGCTGGAGCCGCGCGGCTGGGTCAAGTCGCAGCACACCGCACGCGCCGAGCGTTACGCGCACCGCGCCGCGCAGAGGCTGGACCTGACCCGCCCGCAGACTGCGCTGCTGGCGCTGCTGATGCTGCGCGGCCCGCAGACGCTGAACGAGTTGTTCGGGCGCAGCGAGCGCCTGGCCAAGTTCGAATCCAGCAGCGACGTGCAGTACGCGCTGGAACGCCTGGCCCAGCACAGTCCGCCGCTGGTGCGTCTGTTGGGCCGGCAGAGCGGGCAGCGCGAGGACCGTTGGGGGCACTTGCTCAGCGGCGAACCGGTGTGGACCGGGACCGTGGGTGGCGACGAGGCGGAGGCGGGCGCGCCGGGCTTGGCCGATCGCGTGGCGGCGTTGGAAGCCCGCATCGCGGAGTTGGAAGCGCGCTTGGACGCAGCGGGCGCCTGA
- a CDS encoding histidine phosphatase family protein → MNATVIDLLRHGDTGERSYRGQLDDPLLEIGWTQLHAAVIGREWDAIVSSPLRRCAEFAAELAQARGLPLHLDAGLAEYHFGQWQGVPIETLAESQGEALGRFWADPVAHPPPGGESFAAFRARLTTALDAAARRWPQRRVLAVTHGGAIRLLRCVHERRGFGDMAGIDVPHASLHALDWCGDAGEAH, encoded by the coding sequence ATGAACGCGACCGTCATCGACCTGCTGCGCCATGGCGATACCGGTGAGCGCAGCTATCGCGGCCAGCTCGACGATCCCTTGCTGGAGATCGGCTGGACGCAGCTGCACGCTGCCGTGATCGGACGCGAGTGGGACGCCATCGTGTCGTCGCCGTTGCGCCGTTGCGCCGAGTTCGCCGCCGAGCTGGCGCAGGCGCGTGGCTTGCCGCTGCATCTGGACGCGGGCTTGGCCGAATATCACTTCGGCCAGTGGCAGGGCGTGCCGATCGAGACGCTGGCCGAGTCGCAGGGCGAGGCTCTGGGCCGCTTCTGGGCCGACCCGGTCGCGCACCCGCCGCCGGGTGGCGAAAGCTTTGCTGCGTTCCGCGCGCGCCTGACCACTGCGCTGGACGCGGCCGCGCGGCGCTGGCCGCAACGGCGCGTGCTGGCGGTGACCCACGGCGGCGCGATCCGCCTGCTGCGCTGCGTGCACGAGCGGCGCGGCTTCGGCGACATGGCCGGCATCGACGTGCCGCATGCCTCGCTGCACGCGCTGGACTGGTGCGGCGACGCCGGCGAGGCGCACTGA
- a CDS encoding gluconolaconase, with amino-acid sequence MSRNLWLGLAIGLTAAALAATFVFEPTALRRKPAVPERTPLGWAGQLQLRAGDGVSGWRDGAAAQARFADPYGLALGRDGTVYVADAGDNNRIRAIRADGSVVTLAGADEGFRDGVGAAAAFDTPSGIALDAAGNLYIADTGNHAIRKLDPQGRVSTLAGDGTAGYRDGPGAQARFNGPVGVALDKQGNVYVADTYNDRIRVIRRDGQVLTLAGGDQPGYQDGPGPLARFDTPTGLALDRHGRVYVADTRNNAIRRIGLDGAVDTVLRTQAEDPSTALRRPLSLALTHDSVLYIGEMARGRVLQLGLDRQMHVVSGATQAQRLARPSALALAPDGSLVVADAQSYRVHRLAPAPTADAPPVVGAAGPSPQNPLPRSEGRWPLAPQYAWHEVVGTLGEVRGDGGSEARHHLHGGLDIAGDVGQPVLAIADGKVSNPNSSWGLGELGEGMALDALSYIHMRVGRKANGDPIDPARFQALLDEEGKLRRMRVQRGTRFRVGDTLGTINPMAHVHLVLGASGYERNAMVLDFAGFSDRYAPQIERIALLDALAQPLQEREDGRLLVARDGGGLQIVVDAWDQVDRNLPRRRLGLYALGYQWLDAAGQPLPGYEAPVVNLRFERMPAEDEATQIVYADGSGVTVHGSAITRFRYVLTNTARDGRLAVGAWQPETLPPGDYILRITAQDYSGNAAQSRRDLEVRVR; translated from the coding sequence ATGTCCCGAAACCTCTGGCTGGGGCTGGCGATCGGCCTCACTGCCGCCGCATTGGCCGCTACCTTCGTCTTCGAACCCACCGCTCTGCGCCGCAAGCCCGCCGTGCCCGAGCGCACGCCGCTGGGCTGGGCCGGACAGCTGCAATTGCGCGCCGGCGACGGCGTATCGGGCTGGCGCGACGGCGCCGCCGCGCAGGCGCGTTTCGCCGACCCTTACGGTCTGGCGCTGGGCCGCGACGGCACCGTCTATGTCGCCGATGCCGGCGACAACAACCGCATCCGCGCGATCCGCGCCGACGGCAGCGTGGTCACGCTGGCCGGTGCCGACGAAGGCTTCCGCGACGGCGTCGGCGCAGCGGCGGCATTCGACACGCCCTCGGGCATCGCCCTGGACGCGGCCGGCAATCTCTACATCGCCGACACCGGCAACCACGCCATCCGCAAGCTCGATCCGCAGGGCCGGGTCAGCACCCTGGCCGGCGACGGCACGGCCGGTTACCGCGACGGCCCGGGCGCGCAGGCGCGCTTCAACGGCCCGGTCGGCGTGGCCTTGGACAAGCAAGGCAACGTCTATGTGGCCGACACCTACAACGACCGCATCCGGGTGATCCGGCGCGACGGTCAGGTGCTCACCCTGGCCGGCGGCGACCAGCCCGGTTACCAGGACGGTCCCGGCCCGCTCGCGCGCTTCGACACGCCCACCGGCCTGGCGCTGGACCGGCACGGCCGCGTCTACGTCGCCGACACCCGCAACAATGCGATCCGCCGCATCGGCCTGGACGGCGCGGTGGACACGGTGCTGCGCACGCAAGCCGAAGACCCGTCAACCGCGCTGCGGCGCCCGCTGAGCCTGGCGCTCACCCACGACAGCGTGCTCTACATCGGCGAAATGGCGCGCGGCCGCGTGCTGCAGCTGGGCCTGGACCGGCAGATGCACGTGGTCAGCGGCGCCACCCAGGCCCAGCGCCTGGCGCGTCCGTCGGCCTTGGCCCTGGCGCCCGACGGCAGCCTGGTGGTGGCCGATGCGCAGAGCTACCGCGTGCACCGCTTGGCGCCCGCGCCGACGGCGGATGCGCCGCCGGTGGTCGGCGCGGCCGGCCCTTCGCCGCAGAACCCGCTACCGCGCAGCGAAGGCCGCTGGCCGCTGGCGCCGCAGTACGCCTGGCACGAAGTGGTGGGCACGCTGGGCGAGGTACGTGGCGACGGCGGCAGCGAAGCGCGCCATCACTTGCACGGCGGCCTGGATATCGCCGGCGATGTCGGCCAGCCGGTGCTGGCCATCGCCGACGGCAAGGTCAGCAACCCCAACAGCTCCTGGGGCCTGGGCGAGCTCGGCGAAGGCATGGCCCTGGACGCGCTGTCCTACATCCACATGCGCGTGGGCCGCAAAGCCAACGGCGATCCGATCGATCCGGCGCGCTTCCAGGCGCTGCTGGATGAGGAAGGCAAGCTGCGGCGCATGCGCGTGCAGCGCGGCACCCGCTTCCGCGTGGGCGATACCCTGGGCACGATCAACCCGATGGCGCACGTGCACCTGGTGCTGGGCGCCAGCGGCTACGAGCGCAATGCGATGGTCTTGGATTTCGCCGGCTTCAGCGACCGCTACGCGCCGCAGATCGAACGCATCGCCCTGCTCGACGCGCTCGCGCAACCGCTGCAGGAGCGCGAGGACGGCCGCCTGCTGGTGGCGCGCGACGGCGGCGGCCTGCAGATCGTGGTCGACGCCTGGGACCAGGTGGACCGCAATCTGCCGCGCCGCCGGCTTGGGCTGTACGCGCTGGGCTACCAGTGGCTGGACGCCGCGGGCCAGCCGTTGCCCGGCTACGAAGCGCCGGTGGTCAATCTGCGCTTCGAGCGCATGCCGGCCGAGGACGAAGCCACCCAGATCGTCTACGCCGACGGCAGCGGCGTGACCGTACACGGCAGCGCGATCACCCGCTTCCGCTACGTGCTTACCAACACCGCCCGCGACGGGCGGTTGGCGGTGGGAGCGTGGCAGCCGGAAACCTTGCCGCCGGGCGACTACATCTTGCGCATCACCGCGCAGGACTACAGCGGCAACGCGGCGCAGTCGCGGCGGGATTTGGAAGTGCGCGTGCGTTGA
- a CDS encoding ABC-F family ATP-binding cassette domain-containing protein translates to MIAFRDFALRRGERLLLSNVDLALHAGWRVGVIGRNGTGKSSLFAAIQGEVEADRGDIDVPARVRIASVAQETPALDDEALDFVLSGDDRVYQAILAERAAVEREDWEAVAEAHHRLEELGGYDASARAGKLLHGLGFSADTHSRAVKEFSGGWRVRLNLARALMTPSDLLLLDEPTNHLDLDAVLWLEQWLLKYPGTLLLISHDREFLDGVSTHTLHLHEGKAKLYTGDYTAFERQRAEQLRQQQIAFEKEQAERAHLQSFIDRFKAKASKAKQAQSRMKRLAKLAGTEAVRAERSLRIELPAPVKLPHALLRIADADCGYGSHTVLHNVGFILEAGDRVALLGPNGAGKSTLVKSLVGELPLLGGERGGHPDLRIGYFAQHTVESLREGASPIDLLGDIAPGVATQQLRDFLGKWNFPGDRAFESVDGFSGGERARLALALIAWRKPNLLLLDEPTNHLDLDMREALAEALADFDGAIVLVSHDRHLIGLVCETFVRVADGVAQYFDGDLDAYASWLRTRDSSGDGKAPRAAAPAAAPPPPAAPAGKGRKVNAHKLAQAEARVAELESKLHTLDMDLADPTRYAGGGDNAAELARKREAMAEELAQAEADLLLLYDAA, encoded by the coding sequence ATGATTGCCTTCCGTGATTTCGCCCTGCGGCGCGGCGAACGCCTGCTGCTGTCCAACGTAGACCTTGCCCTGCACGCCGGCTGGCGTGTGGGCGTGATCGGCCGCAACGGCACCGGCAAGTCCTCGCTGTTCGCCGCGATCCAGGGCGAAGTCGAGGCCGACCGCGGCGACATCGACGTGCCCGCGCGCGTGCGCATCGCCAGCGTGGCCCAGGAAACCCCGGCCCTGGACGACGAGGCGCTGGATTTCGTGCTCTCCGGCGACGACCGCGTCTACCAGGCGATCCTGGCCGAACGCGCGGCGGTGGAGCGCGAGGACTGGGAAGCGGTGGCCGAGGCCCATCACCGGCTCGAGGAGCTGGGCGGCTACGACGCCAGCGCGCGCGCCGGCAAGCTGCTGCACGGCCTGGGCTTCTCCGCCGACACCCACAGCCGCGCGGTCAAGGAATTCTCCGGCGGCTGGCGCGTGCGCCTGAACCTGGCGCGCGCGCTGATGACGCCGTCGGACCTGCTGCTGCTCGACGAGCCCACCAACCACCTCGATCTGGACGCGGTGCTGTGGCTGGAACAATGGCTGCTCAAGTACCCGGGCACGCTGCTGCTGATCTCGCACGACCGCGAGTTCCTCGACGGCGTCAGCACCCACACCCTGCACCTGCACGAGGGCAAGGCCAAGCTCTACACCGGCGACTACACCGCCTTCGAGCGCCAGCGCGCCGAGCAGTTGCGCCAGCAGCAGATCGCGTTCGAGAAGGAACAGGCCGAGCGCGCCCACCTGCAGAGCTTCATCGACCGCTTCAAGGCCAAGGCCAGCAAGGCCAAGCAGGCGCAGAGCCGGATGAAGCGCCTGGCCAAGCTGGCCGGCACCGAGGCGGTGCGCGCCGAGCGCTCGCTGCGCATCGAGCTGCCGGCGCCGGTGAAGTTGCCGCATGCGTTGCTGCGCATCGCCGATGCGGACTGCGGCTACGGCTCGCACACGGTGCTGCATAACGTCGGTTTCATCCTCGAAGCCGGCGACCGCGTCGCCCTGCTCGGCCCCAACGGCGCCGGCAAGTCGACCCTGGTCAAGTCGCTGGTCGGCGAACTGCCGCTGCTGGGCGGCGAGCGCGGCGGCCACCCGGACCTGCGCATCGGCTACTTCGCCCAGCACACGGTGGAATCGCTGCGCGAAGGCGCCAGCCCGATCGACCTGCTCGGCGACATCGCGCCGGGCGTGGCCACCCAGCAGCTGCGCGATTTCCTGGGCAAGTGGAACTTCCCCGGCGACCGCGCGTTCGAGTCGGTGGACGGTTTCTCAGGCGGCGAGCGCGCGCGCCTGGCGCTGGCGCTGATCGCCTGGCGCAAGCCCAACCTGCTGCTGCTGGACGAACCCACCAACCACCTCGATCTGGACATGCGCGAGGCGCTGGCCGAGGCGCTGGCCGATTTCGACGGCGCGATCGTGCTGGTCTCGCACGACCGCCACTTGATCGGCCTGGTCTGCGAAACCTTCGTGCGCGTGGCCGACGGCGTGGCCCAGTACTTCGACGGCGATCTGGACGCCTACGCCAGCTGGCTGCGCACGCGCGACAGCAGCGGCGACGGCAAGGCGCCGCGCGCGGCCGCTCCGGCCGCGGCACCGCCGCCGCCCGCGGCGCCGGCCGGCAAGGGCCGCAAGGTCAATGCGCACAAGCTGGCGCAGGCCGAGGCCAGGGTGGCGGAGCTGGAGTCCAAGCTGCACACGCTGGACATGGACCTGGCCGATCCCACGCGCTATGCCGGCGGCGGCGACAACGCCGCCGAGCTGGCGCGCAAGCGCGAGGCGATGGCGGAGGAGTTGGCGCAGGCCGAAGCCGACCTGTTGCTCCTGTATGACGCGGCCTAA
- a CDS encoding adenosylcobinamide-GDP ribazoletransferase → MMRGLLAAIGFLTRVPVPASALGDGAAASRSLAWYPAVGLVVAVPLSALAFVLQDTPPPLGAALLLLAWVLLTGALHLDGLADSADAWVGGMGLSEAERRERTLTIMKDPRSGPAAVVALVLLLLLKFAALASLGTPAWTALVLAPVLARAALTLAFLTTPYARSGGLGQALVGAPRVGCAIALSLTVALCATVMWTGALALAVALIVFALWRRACLRRLQGMTGDTCGALAELVETAVLVALAIAESAAA, encoded by the coding sequence CTGATGCGCGGCCTGCTCGCGGCCATCGGCTTCCTCACCCGCGTGCCGGTGCCGGCCTCGGCCTTGGGCGATGGCGCCGCCGCCTCGCGCTCGCTGGCCTGGTATCCGGCGGTGGGCCTGGTCGTCGCGGTGCCGCTGAGCGCGCTGGCGTTTGTGCTGCAGGACACGCCGCCCCCGCTGGGCGCGGCCTTGCTGCTGCTCGCCTGGGTGCTGCTGACCGGCGCGCTGCATCTGGACGGCCTGGCCGACAGCGCCGATGCCTGGGTCGGCGGCATGGGCCTGAGCGAAGCCGAGCGCCGCGAGCGCACGCTGACGATCATGAAGGACCCGCGCAGCGGCCCCGCCGCGGTGGTCGCGCTGGTGTTGCTGTTGCTGCTCAAGTTCGCCGCCCTGGCCAGCCTGGGCACGCCGGCGTGGACCGCGCTGGTGCTGGCGCCGGTGCTCGCGCGCGCGGCGCTGACCCTGGCCTTCCTGACCACGCCCTATGCGCGCAGCGGCGGCCTGGGCCAAGCTCTGGTCGGCGCACCGCGTGTGGGCTGCGCGATCGCCTTGTCGCTGACCGTGGCCTTGTGCGCGACCGTGATGTGGACCGGCGCGCTGGCCTTGGCGGTCGCGCTGATCGTGTTCGCGCTGTGGCGCCGCGCCTGCCTGCGCCGCCTGCAGGGCATGACCGGCGACACCTGCGGCGCGCTGGCCGAGCTGGTCGAAACCGCGGTGCTGGTCGCGCTGGCGATCGCCGAATCCGCCGCGGCATAA
- a CDS encoding AraC family transcriptional regulator: MTPTRTPAKAGTQDSYRHRIQCAVALIERAVAAGEEPPELERLAAAAAFSPFHFHRIYRAMTGETSGQTVARLRLLQSLRLLAARSVTDTALAVGYQTPQAFARALRQRTGASPSDLRAEPERLAREIERLSLPPGGATDAPLRVEVVNLEPFPVLALQVRGGYEQHHGGYLRLFEWATEQGLIESLTGLYGVPHDDRRDVAPSRCAFDCMIGLSARFSPGRGLRRAELGGGRYARVRHVGSYQGLEALTDALLAQWLPDSGETPREAPLHHEYLDDPDETPEAVLRTDVYLPLR, encoded by the coding sequence ATGACTCCGACCCGCACGCCCGCCAAGGCCGGCACCCAGGATTCGTACCGGCACCGCATCCAGTGCGCGGTAGCGCTGATCGAACGAGCCGTCGCCGCCGGCGAGGAACCGCCCGAACTCGAACGCCTGGCCGCGGCCGCGGCGTTCTCGCCCTTCCATTTCCACCGCATCTACCGCGCCATGACCGGCGAGACCAGCGGCCAGACCGTGGCGCGCCTGCGGCTGCTGCAGAGCTTGCGCTTGTTGGCCGCGCGCAGCGTCACCGACACCGCGCTGGCCGTGGGCTATCAAACCCCGCAGGCCTTCGCCCGCGCGCTGCGCCAGCGCACCGGCGCCAGCCCGAGCGACCTGCGCGCGGAGCCCGAGCGGCTGGCGCGCGAGATCGAGCGTCTGTCGCTGCCGCCCGGCGGTGCGACGGATGCGCCGCTGCGGGTGGAAGTGGTGAATCTGGAGCCATTCCCAGTGTTGGCGCTGCAAGTGCGTGGCGGCTACGAGCAACACCACGGTGGCTATCTGCGTCTGTTCGAATGGGCGACCGAGCAGGGACTGATCGAGTCGCTGACCGGCCTGTACGGTGTGCCGCACGACGACCGCCGCGACGTGGCGCCGTCGCGCTGCGCCTTCGATTGCATGATCGGCTTGTCCGCGCGGTTCAGTCCCGGCCGCGGCTTGCGCCGCGCGGAGCTGGGCGGCGGCCGTTACGCCCGCGTGCGTCATGTCGGTTCGTACCAGGGCTTGGAAGCGCTGACCGACGCCTTGCTGGCGCAGTGGCTGCCCGACAGCGGCGAAACGCCGCGCGAGGCACCGTTGCACCACGAGTATCTGGACGATCCGGATGAAACCCCGGAGGCGGTGCTGCGAACGGATGTGTATCTGCCGTTGCGGTGA